GATGTTGTGCCTTCTTAATCGGTTGGTTATGTAAGCAAGAATTTTTTAAACTTGTAAAAGTAGTAAAAGATAATTTTAGTAATGAAATAAAATGAGGACATCCCGAATTAAAGAAAAGATAGGAATTAACGTGTCTATAAGCAGTGAAGAATATAATGTGGTTTAATCTGATATAACGGTAATAATTTATCAGCTATGTTATACAATTAAAAATATCATGACAAGCAAAATTGTATATTACTATACCTAAACTTAAGGAGCGTGAATGCTTAGTTTCATCCTTCAATTTTCTAAGAAAAATGAAAATGTCAAAGAAATTAACGCCATTGGGATAGTATATTCCTAACATGTTGCACTCATGGAAGACCACCACTATGCTGCTTGTATGTTTTTTTTTTCCCGCTAATGAAAGGATCTTCAATTTCAATACGAAAAATTAAGGAGGTTCATTGCATAAAGGGGCTAATCTTGATAATTCAATCCTAATAAAATCTTTACGAATAAATAAGCAAATAAAGGAAGATATTCAACAAATATCTTTACCCAGCTATTCCTTGTGAGGCCCATGTGCCCATAGCTACAGCAAGCCCTCACAATAGATGTGGTTAGGGGTGCACATGGATCGGATTGGTTCGggttttatcaaaatcaaaccaaaccaactatatcggttggGATTGGTTCGGTTTGtcaaatttttcagatttttcgaatttttttattacatgaatattattttaatcttactttgttaaagttatcgataaagttttgataagtgaatatatgattaaaaaaataaaaataaaaataagatctattaaaatattcttacgAGAGATTTTTTTAGTaatacatgatagttattttcttagtagtctaacaataattttttgttgatgtacgctttcacaaataaccgaatttaataattaaacataaaaaccaatatgatacctaaataatgatatgttttatttaattttaaattatcgaaataccacttcatattcaaaaaagatataagaaatcttgacatatgaataagGAATAACAAAGAGATGATTGACGAATTTCAATACGCTTGATAAGAAAGTgctacaacccattatttaaagaagataaaaataaatgcatcactctatagttctattaaatattatattccttaagaggatctcaaatatttctagacattttctaaagaaaattctatataaagtcttaaaagtattttttatttatatgtcggtttggttcggatttttttttactcaataccaaaccaaatcaaaccaaacctaatcaAAATTTTCAATCGATTTGATTTAACTTTTCGGTTTGGTACAATTTTCTGATTCGGTTTGAATACCCCTAGATGTGGTATATGGGAAGATTGCCACGGGCCGACTTACTCACATACGTAAGCGGCACCGAATGGCGCCTGCAGTCacccctcgctgcaggccagcctatCTCCTTTCCCAGGTTTTCTAGCACGATCCTATGCCTGTGGTGAAGCTTGCCTAGAAAGCTCGCTCCAACTGTACTACCCGTATGATGTCAAGGCTCTTGGCCTTGACTAATTATGGCACATCGCCTCTGCTGGACCTCATCCACGCGTACACCCGGGgtttggcttaggacatgtctgTCCCTTGCCTAGAACTGATCATCGCTCTCGCATGCACAGTCCactcctcaagcttgacactcacCTCGTGCATCCGCACCCGGCTTGTGCTTCgaccgagtaaggcaacctttagtccttggccagCGTCATGTGCGTCGTTCGGggcatgcccatacatagccctcgcgaTATATTTCCATCCCGactagtgcagtgtcgccccacaactgcacgtCTAGGCCAACAGACCCTTGCTCGCATAGCTGAACCCACACTATGCTCACAAGTCAACACATGAAACCCCTAAGATAGGTGcttcaagtatccaatcggcatgGAGATCTCGATCCATCATTTCGGCAGTCCGCGGGGCATACTCGTCCCACACATCGAGCGTCCAACACCCGTTTggtgcccaacgctagcccgaaggcgtcgcgccgtccatagagttccctaactcgtatggatacctaaGACACGTTTTTGGGTCGTCCAGGCAAGCCCTTGAGGTTCCTCCTCAAGGTCGCTCATTCTGTATGGCTTGGTGGCAGCACGCACGTGGGAGGCAGGTTGAGCTTCAATACCTCtaccccttatatatgcttaaaattaaaaagctcaAGATTCCTGGGTAGACATGTCTACGTCAGAGAATCGCAAGGACCTTTTCTTACCGGTTCTGAATTAAATCACAACACCAAAATGCGGATTGTGACAAACCTGTAAACGTGTTGTATGGTTGATAGCAAGAAACAGTAAGTTATCCCAACAATCATCTAATTTCCTAAAAGAATAGCCTAAGATCTTAGTGAATTTCCAACATATTTTGCAACTCGAGTCTCACTCCACTTTCCGTCAAACCTTGTTTGATACTCAGGCATCCCCGCCAAATGTTGCTTTTATTGTATGATATGatataaaacaaaaaatatttaagtTATCTATACTGTTCGGTGAAGATAATTTTGATGATCAATATATTTTAATCtattataataataaattaattaatagtTACTATAAATAtataagataattcttctcgtgatatgcttatataaataatttttacacAATAGATAGAAATACAAAAGTGCCCAAATGGATGGAAGTAAAATATCGTTATTTATTGTCTAGGGCCGAGGACAAATTTTTTAGAAAGTTAGAACAAGTATGTCAAATATCTAAGAAGCAGCATACATTACATGTTAATGTTAGCAATTTGAACGACATGAAATTCGACCACATTCTAGACGAATGTAGAACATGGACAACGTCTAAACAGAAACTCCTAGAAACTTGCCAGTTGCCACCTTCCTCTTCTATTTCTCTCCAGAAGCTTCCCTGTTTCCACAATATAATCACCCAATCTTCCCTCAACATCCTCAGCAATTCAAATCTAAAACTCACAATCACAAAATTCCACATCCAAAAAAATCCCCGGAAGAGGAAAATGGATTTCAGGCTAATGGGTATCGACACACCACTCTTCCACACTCTCCAGCACCTCATGGACGCCGCCGGTGAAGATTCCGACAAGTCCATTAACGCCCCATCAAGGAACTACGTACGTGACGCTAAGGCAATGGCTGCAACACCAGCCGACGTGAAGGAATGCCCAAATTCCTACGTTTTCGTTGTGGACATGCCAGGGTTGAAATCTGGAGACATCAAAGTGCAGGTGGAAGATGATAATGTGCTGCTGATAAGCGGAGAAAGgaagagagaagaagagaaagaagggGCAAAGTATATCAGAATGGAGAGGAGGATTGGCAAATTCATGAGGAAATTTACGCTGCCGGAGAATGCGAATATTGATGCCATTTCTGCTGTCTGTGAAGATGGAGTTCTGACTGTGACTATCCAGAAGTTGCCGCCTCCTGAGCCTAAGAAACCCAAGACAATTGAGGTTAAAATTGCATGAAATATTGGTCTAGTTACTCTGTTATTTGGACACGGGAATTGAAAGTGCTCCCTTTTGATGCTTGGTTGGATGACGTAATAAAGATGGTAGAGATCTAGGAGTCTTTATCTTTTCCCCTGTCTTCTTCATATTTTCTATAGTATATTTTATGGAGTATGATGAAATGTGAGGAAGAACTAAATGTGTAGGTATTCTCTCTCTTGTTTAAATTTAATGCAAGTGAAATGCTACTAGTATCCAGTTTTGTTTCTTCCATTGCCATCAATATATAGAGTGCAATTtcttacaatatatatatagagagagagcaAAACTTTTCCATATCTGAATTCAAGAGCTTTATCGAATGTGTGACAGATTATCTTCAAGTTAGGCAAAATCAATTGCAATTCCGATTCGAAACGGTAAAATCTTGAATTATCCCGAGAGCACAACCTATGAATATTATAGATTTTAACAGCATAGAGGAGTTAGGTGGAATTTAGTATTGCATATTAAACCATGTTCAGTCCCTGAATAGATCGTGACCAAACTAGTCCAAGTTTTTATGGCTGAATATGTAGGCAATAAATTAATCTCCTACTGTTGGTTCTCAAGGTTCAATCACATTATTTATGTCTTTCTTTTTGTTCTAATGCGTAGATTCATGATTAAAGGGGTAGATTGTTAGTACTGCTGCTATTCAAACTATGTCTATCTTTTTATTCTAATACATAGATTTATAATTAAACACACAATTCAACAATGATCACACTCGACAAAAGGTATAAATAGCAAACGTCTACATACAATGAGGGAATGCAGAATGTCAATGATTTGGAAT
The DNA window shown above is from Nicotiana tomentosiformis chromosome 8, ASM39032v3, whole genome shotgun sequence and carries:
- the LOC104103164 gene encoding 17.3 kDa class II heat shock protein-like, producing MDFRLMGIDTPLFHTLQHLMDAAGEDSDKSINAPSRNYVRDAKAMAATPADVKECPNSYVFVVDMPGLKSGDIKVQVEDDNVLLISGERKREEEKEGAKYIRMERRIGKFMRKFTLPENANIDAISAVCEDGVLTVTIQKLPPPEPKKPKTIEVKIA